The DNA window GCTGTTGTTCTCTCATATGACGGCCAGATGCAAAGAACTGTTTCGTCCACTGAGGCTAAGCCTCAATCTGCATCGACAGTTACTTTGGCAGTGAGTGCAAAAGACGCTCTAAAAGTTCAAACTGCAAAAGCCATGGGCCGAATTAGTCTCGTATTGAGGAATACAGAAGATGCGAGCAGCATAGGTGGCGATGATAAGTTTAGCGGCCTAGACTTCGTGCAACCGGAAGACAAGAAATCCGTATCGCCATCCACACCAAAAGGCTTTGTTTCATTTTCTAACAAGGATGGCAAGAGAAGCGAGTTTCAGCTTTACGAAGACGGAGGTTGGGCAAAGATAGAGAACCCAGATCTCTAGAAACTGCTTTTCTATACAATCAATTGCGTGGCTAGACAGACACACTATATTGGGTTATACCGATTGCCGACATATTTTCGGCAATCGGTATTCACTTCATGACCAATAAAGACTTATCGGAAGTTTCTGCAATTGTACAATGTACGCTTCGCCGCATTGGCACTCGCCTAAAAGCGGAGATCGAAACACCGAGTAATTACAAGATAAATTTCAAGGGCAAAAACGATCTAGTGACGGAATTAGATTTGTGGGCCCAATTAGAAATCGTTAAAGATCTAAACGAGCATTTTCCAGATCACTCAGTTTTAGCTGAAGAGTCTTCGAATGACGAACTGCTTAGATCCTTTTCGTCCGGCACTTGGTGGGTAGTAGATCCAATTGACGGCACTAGCAACTTTGCAAACCAAATTCCTTACTTTGGCATATCGGCTGGCCTAATAATAGATGGCAAGCGCACTATTGGCTTAGTGTACGATCCTATTAAAGACGAAATGTTTTCTGCTATTCGCGGCTACGGTTCCATGTTAAATGGAAAAAAAATTAGCCTTGCGCAAAAAACGGAGCTTTGTCACGCAGTCGTCGCAACTGGTTTTCCCTACGATAGGGTAAACGCCTGGGACACATGGCGCGACACGTATGAATTCTTTTTTACGCGCTGTAGAGCCATTAGGCGCTTTGGTGCCGCGACACTCGACCAATGTTGGGTAGCGTGCGGTCGCTTTGATGCGTTTTTCGAGTTTGGTCTAAAACCTTGGGATGTAGCAGCTGGCTCTCTCATAGTTGAGGAAGCCGGTGGAATTTCTGCAAATTTTTCAACTCCCGCCACTGGAGAATTTTCTATAAAAGGAGATTCTTATCTATTTACTAACAAAACGCTCGCCGAATATATGTTTAAAGCACCAGCGGGCACAATTCCCACTGGCTCGAAACACTAACAAGTCCTACCAAGCGCAACGCACTGTTCCCTTCCTGGGTTAAGGCACGTCTCTCTGGTATATAATAGACTTCATATGTTTAGCAGGAGAGATTTTTTTTGTTGGATTTCAAAGTTCCTAGCGCTAGTTTCTACTGTCATTTGGAACGGCTGCGCTTTTGGCATACCCATTAGGCGCTTTTTTTCTTCTAATGCCAAACTTAATTTGTCTTCGGATCAATGGAGCACCATTCGAGCGGTTCAAGAGCA is part of the Deltaproteobacteria bacterium genome and encodes:
- a CDS encoding inositol monophosphatase, with the translated sequence MTNKDLSEVSAIVQCTLRRIGTRLKAEIETPSNYKINFKGKNDLVTELDLWAQLEIVKDLNEHFPDHSVLAEESSNDELLRSFSSGTWWVVDPIDGTSNFANQIPYFGISAGLIIDGKRTIGLVYDPIKDEMFSAIRGYGSMLNGKKISLAQKTELCHAVVATGFPYDRVNAWDTWRDTYEFFFTRCRAIRRFGAATLDQCWVACGRFDAFFEFGLKPWDVAAGSLIVEEAGGISANFSTPATGEFSIKGDSYLFTNKTLAEYMFKAPAGTIPTGSKH